The genomic region TAGCAAGGATATACCCCTACCTGTGACTGTACAGAGGACACCACTCAACTGGAAAGAGCTGGACAGGTAAAGTCGGGGACTCCTGGAAACATGAAAGCAAGACCAAGAGTTAGAAGGACCCACCCCTGGGAACCACAACCCGAATGTACCTGTCACACTCAGGGACACCTGGCAGCTGGAGCCAGGGCACACTGACTCAACTCCTGGAGCACAGCCCAGGCTCGGCAGGTGGGGCTGGGAAGCTGATCTGATAGGGAACAGGGGAGCCCCATGAGGTCCTCATCAGGAGTGAGGGGTTTTGAGAACAGTGCATTTTTGTGTGTAGTGAGTGCAGGGAGGAGGAATAGGCTCCTTGACCCAATTCTCTTCCTTTGTCCACAGCTCCCTCCTGTTTTCTGAAGTTCCCACAGGGGAGGAGTCTCTTCTCAGTGAGGGTCTCCGGGAGTCCCTCAGCTCCTACATCAGCCTGAATGAGGAGGCTGTCTCTTTGGATGATGCCTAGGCCCAAAAGAGAGGCCGAAAGGGAAACCAAGATTGCACACCTAGAACCCCAATTCAGCCCAGCCACCTGAGCACCCCAGAGGCAAGGCTGTGCACTCAGTGAGGGAGGGCTGGGACACAGAGGTGCATCGAAGGTCCCACCTGTACCCTTGCTCTTTCCTCTCTTGGCCCTAAGTCGTCACCTACCTCCTCCCAGTGCCATGACCCCACCTGCGACCTCTAGTCCAAATGCAGAGAAGTTGGGACCAGGGCCAGGGTTCCAAAAAGAGAGTAAGCCTCCTGCGGGTCTGACCTAGTCAGTTCTTGAGTTTGTTTCCAGTACCATCTGGATGCCCTGCCTGCTGAGCCCCGTTCTACATCCCCCGTTAACCAGGCCCCGCCCACAAGGTAGAAACAACCCCTAGCTTCTGTGAGAAAATCATTTTCGGGAAATTGACAAGTCTCGTTGAGACCACCACCGTACCTCAGAAGAAAGGACTGTGGCctagaagggaaaggaaaactgAGGAGATGATGTCTTACCGTAGCAGCAGATCATAGGTGCTCCAGCCTCTACATGATCTCCAGAGCAATGAGAAAGACTTCTGACAGTCTAAGTCCTCAAATATCCCCCATTGAGGACAACAGCCCCagctctttttttctgaaacggagtcttgctctgttgcccaggctggagtgcaatggcgtgatctcagctcactgcaacctccgtctcctggattcaaacaattctcctgcctcagcctccagaatagctgggattacaggtgcataccaccatgcctggctaatttttttgtatttttaatagagatggggtttcaccatgttgtccaggctggtttcgaactcctgacctcaggtgatccacccgcctcggcctctcaaagtgctgggattacaggtgtaagcgaCCGTACCCAGCCTAGCTTTCAGATCTCTATTTCATTTTGTGGCTTACCATTCCCTAGCACACTGGCCTTGCCATCTTGTGGCCAAATACAAAATAACACCTCTTAAGTCTAGCACACTGCAGTGAGGCCAGGCACCTCAGTGCTGGGCAGGGGCATCAGAAGGTGCTAAGCCCTCTCTCCACAATGCCAAGACTGAGGCCACAGCCTACACCAAATCCAGCGCTTAATTTCCCTGCTGCCCTCATAAAGAGAAAGAGGTCTGCTGGATCTGCTAAGGGAGCACGGAGAGGAAGAAcgagggatggggtgggaggtaCCACCTCAAGTGTTCCTACTGGGTTCCCAAGCTACAGGTGGGGTGGGAAAGGCTTTATCAGGTATCATCAACAGGTTCTCAATTAAAGATTTGATTTATTCAAGTATCTGAAAACATTCTACAATGGAAACTGTTATTAGATGCTGCCTGTACTGTGCTATGGACCACATACATACAGTCATGCTGTTTCAGAAGACTTTAAATGCCACTGATAGTTTAAAAACTGTACACCTGATGGAGAATCGAGGAAGACAATTTAATGTTTCATCTGAATCCAGAGGTGCATCAAATTAAATGACAGCTCCACTTGGCAAACAGCTGTTACTTGACGGTATCCAAGAAGAAATGGTTGGTGACGGATAAATTCAGAAATGCTTCTCCAAAGGTgggtggtttttaaaaagtttcaggtCACAACCCTTGCAGAAAACACTGATGCCCAACACACTGATTCGCGGTCCAGGAAACATGGGTCTTCCAAGTTCCAAGGGGCTGGGGTTCCCCAACGATCAAGTTCCTGTGCTGTAATCAAGAGGGTCCTTTGGACTGGATAGGGAGCAGTTGGGAGCTGTACACCATCAGTCATAATGAATGGCAGTGTAAAAGATGATCCAGATGACCTAGTGAGGAGACAAGCACTGTTCATAGGTCACCTGGGTTAACACAGGCCCTGAttccacaaaacaaaaatgccagaTGAGAATGTGAACACAGGGCTCTCCCGGGACTATCCATTGCACAATCGGCTTGGGGAGTCTAAGTTAAAATTTCACTGAAATCACACTGTCACTAACAGAGCCCAGGACTGCCCACCTGCACTTGCAAAGCAACTCCTGATAAGTTCCTCCCCTACCAAATGGCAACCCCAGGCCCAGGGAATTGAGGTACAGAGGTGGAAATGATTCAAGTAAAGCATACTACACTGCTAGCAGGTGCTGCAACTACCAGTGTGAAAATACCATTATAATTTGTCAGGTGCATATCAAAGCAGGGATTCTCAAACCTTGTCTACCCATTGTAATCTCctggttctttaaaaaacatatagaTGCCCCAGCAATACCTCTCAGAAGATTTTATTGGTTTGGATTAGAGTCTGGACacataaggttttttttttttaatcctgctgGGACTcaacaggtacacaccaccactcctggctatttttatttcccCCTGTAGAGatgcgtttcaccatattgcccaggctggtcttgaactcctggactcaagcagtctgcctgcctcagcctcctatagtgctgtaatcccagcactttgggaggccgagacgggtggatcacgaggtcagatcaagaccatcctggctaaaacggtgaaaccccgtctctattaaaaaaaatacaaaaaactagccgggcgaggtggcgggcgcctgtagtcccagctactcgggaggctgaggcaggagaatggcgtaaacctgggaggcggagcttgcagctagctgagatccggccaccgtactccagcctgggagacagagcgagactccctctcaaaaaaaaaatgggctgggcgcggtggctcacacctgtaatcccagtactttgggaggcggaagcgggtggatcacttgaggtcagagtttgagaccagcctggccaacatgatgaaaccccatttctactaaaaatacaaaaactatccaggcatggtggctcacgcctgtagtcccaactactggggagactgaggtgggaggatcacttgagcccagtaggcggagtctgcagtaagccaagattgtgccactgcactccagcctgggtgaaagggtgagaccctgtgtcaaaaaaaataatagtatacaGTTCAGAAGTTTTCTATATGGGCACAGGTGTGCAAACATCACCACTGATTTCAAAACATTACTCCAAAAAGAGCCTGTTTCCTTTATCAGctactctccctcccctcctcccagccactGGCAAGCACTAATATACTTTTTGCCTCAATGGATTTGCTCACTGGGAGATTTTGCATATAGAATCACACAATATATGGTCTTTTATATCTGGattcttccacttagcataatgtttcaaggttcatccatgttatacaGCATGTATcggtacttcattcttttttttttttttttttttgagatagtcttgctctgtctcccaggctggagtgcagtagcgcaatcttggctcactgcaagctccgcctcccaggttcataccattctcatctcagcctccccagtagctgggactatgggcgcccaccaccaagcccggctaatttttttagtagagacagggtttcaccttgttagccacgatggtctcgatctcctgaccttgtgatccgcccgcttcggcctcccaaagtgctgggattacgggtgtgagccaccgtgcccggccacttcattcctttttaagaccAAATAACATTCTACTGTATGGATATATATTATCCTATCCATTCATCAAGTGATGGTCATTTGGATTGTTTGTACTTTttagccattatgaaaaatatttcctagtttcttttttgaggtggagtttccctcttgttgcccaggctggaatgtgatggcatgatttcagctcactgcaacctctgcctcccaggttcaagagattctcatgcctcggcctcccaagtagctgggattacaggtgcccaccaccacgcccaactaattttttgtatttttagtagagatgggatttcaccatgttggccaggctgattttgaactcctgaccttagttgatctgcctgccttggcctcccaaaatgctgagattacaggcctgagccaccatgctcggccctcCTAGTTTCTAATATGtagccagggttgagaatcaGATGTAGAAGCTGACGATGGGCCCTGGATTTACACATTACAGGGGACTGTACAGTATTTCAGACCACATCTTCTAGGATGTGGCTCAACACAGGCCATGGCCCTGAGCCTCAGAAGCCTTTAGAAAAACAGCACCCTGTTCACATAGTGTAACTCAATCAGTGGGGTCCCCTCCTGTAAGTGACACCTCATGAAATGAACAGTACCTGTTATAAAACTATCAGCTACACATACCATGAACAAGGCAAAAGAGGTCATAAACCCTTCTTTCGTGAGCTCCCACGTGCCGCCATATTCTTCCTCATCAATCTGTAGATAATTGCTGAAGTAGAGGTACAGGACTCCTGCATTGATCAGGCAGAATCTGGAGCAAGAGAGAACAAGTACCAAACATAAACTAGAAGACTCAGAacttggggccgggcgtggtggctcacgcctgttatcccagcactttgggaggctgaggtaggtggatcacttgtggtcaggagttcgagaacagcctggccaacaggatgaaaccctgtctctactaaaaatacaaaaactagcagggcattgtggtgggcacctgtaatcccagctgttcaggagcctgaggcaggagaactgcttgaacccagaggcggagaggttgcagtgagccaaaattattccactgcactctagcctgggcaacagcaaaactccatatgtaagtatatgttttgtgtgtgtgtgtgtgtgtgtgtgtgtgtgtatgtgtattatataGTTCTCCAAAGCCCCTTGAAGACAGACAGAATGGCTGCTGAGCTGTCCCAAACAGAACCTGACATGGGCCTCCAGGTAGCTCCAGCTAGAGGCAGGCTATGGGAGAAACACACGTGAAGCCGCTGCTTCACAGCCTAGTTGAGCAGGCAACAGCATACCCCCTGTACAACTCCCAGTGGGAGACCATTTCTGGATATCCACTGTCTGTTACTGCTATAGGATGCAGATGTGAAGATGACTGTTCCTGCCCTCAGCTCACCATCAGTTATGGGACTAGGAACAGCAAtgagctaggcacggtggctcatgcctgtaatcccagcactttgggaggccaaagtaggcggatcacctgaggtcaggagttcaggaccagcccagccaacatggcgaaactgtctctactaaaaatacaaaaaaataagccgggcatgttggtgggcacccgtagtcccagctacttgggagtctgaggcaggagaattgcttgaacctgagaggtggaagttgcagtgagccgagatcatgccagtgcactcctgcctgggcaccaaagcaagactccgtctcaaaaaaaaaaaaaaaaagagggacctATGCCAGACAttttgactcatgcctgtaatcccaacactttgagaggccgaggaaggaggatcacttgagcccaagagttcaaggctagcctgggcaatgtagagaaaccttgtctctacaaaatttttaaaaatcagccaagtattgtggctcacgcctgtagttccagttacttaggaggctgaggcaggaaaatcatttgaatccaggaggtcaaggctgcagtcagccgtgatggtgccactgtgctcccacctgggcgacaaagtggggccctatctcaaaaaaacaaaatgaagggaCCTGAAATAACTTCTGCCAAAGCCAAGGTTTAGCACCTGGCACTAAGCATAGTGCCAGGCACAAGGGAAATGGTCGTCAAATACAGAAGTTCCTACTTCCCAAACTTGCACAGAAACAAAGGTCACAGCAGAACTAGAGGGCATGCCACCAACAAGTAATGTGATAGCCTCTTGCATGAGGTCCCTTTAGACCCATGAATGAATGGACTGGCCCAGCCttcaggaaggcaggaaggtaACCTGCCTGACCTGAGATGCTCCTGAGGAGTGGTGCACCAGACCCAGGACTGCCATTGTAGGGCCGCTGCTTTGCTCtattcatcacacacacacagctccagAGCAGCAATGGCCTTTCCTCTAACAGGAAAAAAAgcctctatttaaaaagaaatgataccaTGAAAATGTAAGATACCCAAGACTTACCCTGCTATTCCCAAGAAACCTCGTAATGGTAAAACTCCCCAAATGACACCCAGGACCACAGCAATGATCTGTCGGAACCAGTAGATCACATCTAAAAATTCATCCtgtagaaaagacagaaaatgcaaGAATTATCTGGGGATGGGTGCCATAGTACAGCCAGAGGGGGGAATATTAAACCTTTCTGCTAAACACATCCAGGAAATTTGTTTCCCCCAAAGGCAACGGTATGTGCTTCCTGTTTCACCTTACTTAAAATGTGATAGAAATGATACATTTCGACATCATTAAGCGATCACTTCCAGAATCTATGCTCTAAATCAAAATTCTAGAGCTGCATATATAATATGACCTGTAATGAAATGATTGTGATAGTAATCGTGCTACTGGCCGCACATATGGACTAGAAGCAAAAATGCTGGAGGCAGGTGCCAGCATATTTAAGTTTCATGGAAGAACACAGACGACGACTCAGGTTTCTGATCTGCCCTAGATTCCAGAAACCAGTCCttatacaagaaaagaaagaaatgacacagCAGATTAGAGACTGCAGGTTTTGCAAGAgttgggcagggctgggggcagaaCAAGGGCACCTTCAGGAAGTGCCTCCCATCCCCCCTTACAGGAACTTCAGGAAGGAAAATCCCACTTCGGCAGCCcagaaaaccaaagaaatgacTGCAAATATAATACTCTTTCCAAACTACCTGGAATCAAGCGGTTTGTGATCACCCCTTCCAGATCATGGAGCAGAGTTACGAAGCATCCTCCGAATGGGACGAGTAAGAACGTCCTGAAGTCCCAACCAATTCTCACACGTATTTGGTGGCATTTCTCTACCCCGACACCTCACACTCACCCAGTGGGTGGTCTCAGTCTCCCCTCTTGACTCATGCTTATCAAAGTATTCAGTCCTTTTCATTCAACAGGCAACAACAGCTCAAGATTAGCGAGCCTCACTATGTGCAAAAGGCTTTAACGCACCACCGTACCCTCACTTCAGAGCTATTCTGACTTAGATTCCGCAAGGAGAGCACCTGGCACGTAGAAAGCATTCTCAGTAGAAGTCTATTAGTGTTAGTTTGTACTAGTTAATTCGAAAGAGACAAGTAACTTACTCAAAACCCTACTGCACATAAAAGGCGGAGGCCGAATCGAATTCAGCTCCCTTTCCCCGTTCAGGCACAAGCCCTGCCCGCGGATGACAAAGCCTCTCCCCGCTCCTCGTCAATTCCGCATAACTACGGGGCTTCGGCCTTAGGCCACCCTTCGGGGAGCTCCAAGCCCAGCTGTCCGCCCAGTGCCCGCCAAGTTTGCTCTGATACTCTTGGGCCACCCGCCCCACTGCCCTACTCGATAGCGCCGGAACGGGGGCGAGGGCAGGCCCAGGCCAGTCTTCCCGTTCCCCGAGTCCCAGCCGGCTCCTCGCGTCCGCGCCCTGTTCGGGCTCCACCGTACCTTGTCCTCCCAGGCCGCGTCGCTCCGCAGCACCTTGCTCCAGACGGAGACTTTGACGGCCCCGTTGGCCAGCTGCGGCTGAGGCGGCTCCTCCTTCCGCCGCCCGCCGCTCATCCTCCCGTCGCGCCGCCCGGGCCGGGCCTGGGGCGCGCGGGCTGAGCCAGAGGGAGTCGGGGTCTAGGGTCGCGGGTCACGGCGCGGGTCGGCTGCAGGCTCAGCGGTCCGGTCCTGCGGCGCGCTGCAGTTCCTCTCACCTGGCCAACCTACCCGGCTCCGCTGGCTCTACTGAGCAGGCGCCGCGAAGGGAGGGGCGGCACAGTGTCGTGCGACCTCCCGCCGACGTGCTGACGCAGCCAATCGGCAGTCGCGCAGCCGTCCGAGTGAAAGAGCAACCATCGCCTTGGCGCAAGCGCGCTACTCGTGGCGGAAATGACGTCAGCCTCTGCCAGGCTCGCGGTAAGGTGTGAGGGAAGGGACAATCTTGGTAGAACGCTGAAATGGGCGCCAGGAGGCGCTGTGGAGACCGAGGAGGTAAGGGAACACCGAGGCTGGACGTCAGCGTCGCCCAGTCGGCCACAGCTGACCCTCGAGCAGCGAGTGGGGCAGGAGCGGCTCTACCTTTCCTTGCGACCTACACGCCGGCTGAGCCCAGACCTTGCTCCAGGGTAGCCCCAAGCTGCCCCGCAGGATTTAGCCGGTTTATTTTCTCCCCTAACCCTGCAAGTTCTGTAGGGCCTTGTTCAAGATGTTAACTCTTCTGTAATAACTAAGCATCTCATCTTGCCCAGCACACTCTTTTGGCATACGAGAGCCCTGAGACCCCAAAAGAGGAAATGAGTTTCTGAAGCCGTATAGCAAGGTGGACTCAACCGGGGACTCCTGAGCGGCAAATACAAGAATTGGGTTAGGTGTCAGAATATCTGAGTGTTCACATACAGCGTCCTCACCATGTGCTGCGTCAGTGCTTCACAAAATGAGCTTCCAGAGCAGCAGCGGCCGCATCGCCTGGGAACTGGATAGGGTGGCAGGTTCTCGGCCCCCATTCCACACCTACTGACTCAGAACCCCTGGGGATGGGGCTCCTTCCGATGTTtgaacaagccctccaggtggtGCCAGGCGCACTGTGTTGGTAAGTCCAGAGACCAAGGCACATCCCTTCTGgacagtggattttttttttttgagacggcacggtctctgctcactgcaacctccacctcccaggttcaagcgattctcgtgcctcagcgtcccacgtagctgggattataggcacccgccaccacgctccactgatttttttttgtattttagtagagaggggggtttcaccgtgttgccccggctggtctcgaactcctgagctcaggcaatccgcccatcttggactcccaaagtgctaggattacaggcatgagccacctcacccggcctctGGACAGTGGATTTATAGAGGCAAG from Macaca thibetana thibetana isolate TM-01 chromosome 10, ASM2454274v1, whole genome shotgun sequence harbors:
- the RAB5IF gene encoding respirasome Complex Assembly Factor 1 isoform X2 encodes the protein MSGGRRKEEPPQPQLANGAVKVSVWSKVLRSDAAWEDKDEFLDVIYWFRQIIAVVLGVIWGVLPLRGFLGIAGSSGSSFTLPFIMTDGVQLPTAPYPVQRTLLITAQELDRWGTPAPWNLEDPCFLDRESVCWASVFSARVVT
- the RAB5IF gene encoding respirasome Complex Assembly Factor 1 isoform X1; the protein is MSGGRRKEEPPQPQLANGAVKVSVWSKVLRSDAAWEDKDEFLDVIYWFRQIIAVVLGVIWGVLPLRGFLGIAGFCLINAGVLYLYFSNYLQIDEEEYGGTWELTKEGFMTSFALFMVIWIIFYTAIHYD